In Choloepus didactylus isolate mChoDid1 chromosome 18, mChoDid1.pri, whole genome shotgun sequence, a single genomic region encodes these proteins:
- the LOC119513079 gene encoding translation initiation factor IF-2-like: MFPTHRSGQPFPPRGRPGGCHHQDSSASREKTLGCRQDAPVPGAPRVPEGRGLELGPSASGGQGIPATPSPAPLSCPQGGPAGGAHPPPRSWTASPLPCGRPTLPPPSSRAESPGPGVDSTAQVTWLDTGCREGGWGGPGGPACGGVGRGLSTRPRCPPVPGCRAAVGWGVRPALPSALCPQPCHMSAASHRQRAGPEGDARCGPETSGRGRGGRGGSWRPPSCPHAPAARTRCPQPPAPTGRRDARWRLAPCRGCPAPRSGGGRAPQESAWGQTPRQAGAHTPPPLHSVRVAVQYVLNHTKLFLRCLLSTNYT; encoded by the coding sequence ATGTTCCCGACCCACCGCAGTGGTCAGCCCTTCCCACCCAGAGGGAGGCCCGGAGGCTGCCACCACCAGGACAGCAGCGCGAGCAGGGAAAAGACGCTGGGCTGCAGGCAAGATGCCCCAGTGCCGGGAGCCCCGAGAGTCCCAGAGGGACGGGGCCTGGAGCTGGGGCCATCGGCCTCCGGAGGGCAGGGAATTCCAGCCACACCCAGTCCAGCCCCACTCAGCTGCCCCCAGGGAGGCCCTGCTGGCGGTGCCCACCCACCGCCTCGGAGCTGGACGGCCTCTCCCCTGCCCTGCGGTCGGCCAACGCTCCCTCCACCTTCCTCAAGGGCAGAGTCCCCGGGGCCCGGCGTGGACTCAACTGCCCAAGTCACCTGGCTCGACACCGGCTGCCGGGAAGGTGGTTGGGGTGGCCCAGGTGGCCCTGCCTGTGGAGGGGTCGGAAGGGGTCTCTCCACGAGGCCCAGGTGCCCGCCTGTGCCAGGCTGCCGGGCGGCTGTGGGCTGGGGAGTCAGGCCcgccctgccctctgccctctgcccccagccctgccacaTGTCAGCTGCGTCACACAGGCAAAGAGCTGGGCCTGAGGGCGATGCACGGTGTGGCCCCGAGACCtcggggagaggaagaggagggagaggaggctcCTGGAGGCCCCCCTCGTGCCCCCACGCACCGGCTGCTCGCACTCGGTGTCCGCAGCCCCCGGCCCCCACAGGCCGCAGGGATGCTCGCTGGAGGCTGGCACCCTGCAGAGGGTGTCCTGCCCCGAGGTCTGGGGGTGGCAGAGCCCCGCAGGAAAGCGCGTGGGGCCAGACCCCAAGGCAGGCCGGAGCCCACACGCCGCCACCTCTCCACAGTGTTAGGGTCGCAGTGCAGTATGTACTTAATCACACTAAATTATTCTTGAGATGCCTCCTAAGCACTAATTATACCTGA